The Oryza glaberrima chromosome 9, OglaRS2, whole genome shotgun sequence genome includes a window with the following:
- the LOC127784430 gene encoding protein Brevis radix-like 1, producing the protein MLTCIACSKQPGGGGGEPLHEPPEDEDAVDGGGGGGGATPSTRLAIKALTAQIKDMALKASGAYRHCKPCAGSSSAAGASRRHHPYHHRGGGGGFGDPDAASGSDRFHYAYRRATSSAASTPRFRGGGGGGALSSGDATPSMSARSDFPIGDEEDEEEDDDDEMVSTGGGGGGKEEDAKEWVAQVEPGVLITFVSLPQGGNDLKRIRFSREMFNKWQAQRWWAENYDKVMELYNVQRFNHQAVPLPATPKSEDESSKEDSPVTPPLGKERLPRSFHRPLSGGGAVGSSSSDSLEHHSNHYCNGGHHHHGHQCYDSVGLVSTPKLSSISGAKTETSSMDASMRTSSSPEEVDRSGELSVSISNASDQEREWVEEDEPGVYITIRALPGGIRELRRVRFSRERFSEMHARLWWEENRARIHEQYL; encoded by the exons ATGCTCACGTGCATCGCGTGCTCGAagcagcccggcggcggcggcggggagccgcTGCACGAGCCGCCGGAGGACGAGGACGccgtcgatggcggcggcggcggcggcggcgcgacgcccaGCACGCGGCTGGCCATCAAGGCGCTCACTGCGCAG ATCAAGGACATGGCGTTGAAGGCGTCGGGCGCGTACCGGCACTGCAAGCCCTGCgccggctcgtcgtcggcggcgggggcctcgCGCCGGCACCACCCGTAccaccaccgcggcggcggcggcggcttcggcgaCCCCGACGCGGCCTCGGGCTCCGACCGGTTCCACTACGCGTACCGCCGCGCCACGAGCTCGGCGGCCTCGACGCCGCgcttccgcggcggcggcggcggcggcgcgctgtcgAGCGGGGACGCTACGCCGTCCATGAGCGCCCGCTCCGACTTCCCcatcggcgacgaggaggatgaggaggaagacgacgacgacgagatggtgtcaaccggcggcggcggcggcggcaaggaggaggACGCGAAGGAGTGGGTGGCGCAGGTGGAGCCCGGCGTGCTGATAACCTTCGTCTCGCTGCCACAGGGCGGCAACGACCTCAAACGCATCCGGTTCAG CCGTGAGATGTTCAACAAGTGGCAAGCACAAAGATGGTGGGCTGAAAATTATGACAAAGTTATGGAGCTTTACAATGTACAGAGATTTAACCATCAAGCTGTTCCTCTTCCTGCTACTCCAAAATCTGAAGACGAG AGCTCAAAGGAGGATAGCCCGGTGACACCACCACTGGGGAAGGAACGGTTACCTCGTTCGTTCCATAGACCATTGTCAGGTGGTGGTGcagtgggttcatcttcatcAGATTCTCTTGAGCATCATTCAAACCACTACTGTAAtggtggccaccaccaccatggacACCAGTGCTATGATTCAGTGGGGCTGGTCTCAACACCGAAGCTGTCAAGTATAAGTGGAGCCAAGACAGAAACCTCGTCAATGGACGCATCAATGAGGACGAGCTCATCTCCTGAAGAGGTCGACAGATCTGGTGAGCTCTCGGTGTCCATCAGCAATGCAAGTGACCAAGAGCGGGAGTGGGTCGAGGAAGACGAGCCTGGTGTATATATTACCATCCGGGCTTTGCCTGGTGGTATCAGAGAACTCCGGCGTGTTCGATTCAG